Genomic DNA from Nonomuraea rubra:
GGCACCTCCAGCGCGAAGAGCTTCTTGACCAGCCCGGGATGCGTGCGCGACAAGGTGACGGAGGGGCCCTTGTGACCCTTCTTCACCTGCACCACGTAGGCGCGGATGCGCTCACCGTGCACGTACTCCTCGCCGGGCACCTGCTCGGCGTGCGGCAGCACGGCCTCGATCTTGCCCAGGTCGACCAGCACCACGCGCGGGTCCTTGCCCTGCTGGATCACGCCGGAGACCAGCTCGCCCTCGCGGCTGGCGAACTCACCGAAGTTGATCTCGTCCTCGGCGTCGCGCAGCTGCTGCAGGATGACCTGCTTGGCGGTGGTCGCGGCGATCCTGCTGAAGTTGCTGGGCGTGTCGTCGAACTCCCTGACGACCTCGCCCTCCTCGTCCAGCTCGGCCGCCCAGATCGTCACGTGGCCGCTGCCGCGGTCGAGCTCCGCCCGCGCCTTGGAGGCCGCGCCGTCGGTGCGGAAGTACGCGATCAGCAGCGCGTCCTCGATCGCCTTGACGACCAGGTCGAAGGAGATGTCCTTCTCCCGCTCCAGGCTGCGCAGGACGCTCATGTCGATGTCCACGACGGCTCCCCCTTAGCCTTCGTCGCCGTCGACGTCGTCGATGCGGCGGAATTCCACCTGAACCCTTCCGCGGGTCAGGTCCTCGTAACCAAGCCTGCGCGGCGCGCCGGAGACGTCGAGGTCGACGCCGTTCTCGTCGGCGGCCGTGACGCGGCCCTCCACCACGGATCCGTCCTTCAGCTCCGCCTTCACCAGCCGCTTGGCCGCACGGCGCCAGTGGCGCGGCTCGGTGAGCGGGCGATCGACGCCCGGCGAGGACACCTCCAGCGTGTACGCGGCCTGGCCCATCGCGTCGTCGTCGTCCAGTGCCGTGGAGACGGCCTGGCTCACGTCGGCCACGTCGTCGAGGCTCACGCCGCCGTCACGATCGACGATCACGCGCAGCAGCCGTCTCTTGCCTGCCTGGGTGACCGTGATGTCCTCCAGGTCGAGGCCCTCCGCGCTGACCACGGGCTCCAGGAGCTTCATCAGGTGGTCGCGGGGTGATGCGCTGCCCATATCGACCTCCCCTATTGTCATGTCTCAGCCGGGCGGACCTCGCCTCTGGCTCTCCCGCCGTCTGGCCGCTCAGCCAGC
This window encodes:
- the nusA gene encoding transcription termination factor NusA, with protein sequence MDIDMSVLRSLEREKDISFDLVVKAIEDALLIAYFRTDGAASKARAELDRGSGHVTIWAAELDEEGEVVREFDDTPSNFSRIAATTAKQVILQQLRDAEDEINFGEFASREGELVSGVIQQGKDPRVVLVDLGKIEAVLPHAEQVPGEEYVHGERIRAYVVQVKKGHKGPSVTLSRTHPGLVKKLFALEVPEIADGTVEIAAVAREAGHRTKIAVRSRKPGVNAKGACIGPMGSRVRNVMTELHGEKIDIIDWSEEPGEFVGNALSPARVSNVEVLDLEGRVARVTVPDYQLSLAIGKEGQNARLAARLTGWRIDIRPDTQAEDAAGSVDASTR
- the rimP gene encoding ribosome maturation factor RimP — encoded protein: MGSASPRDHLMKLLEPVVSAEGLDLEDITVTQAGKRRLLRVIVDRDGGVSLDDVADVSQAVSTALDDDDAMGQAAYTLEVSSPGVDRPLTEPRHWRRAAKRLVKAELKDGSVVEGRVTAADENGVDLDVSGAPRRLGYEDLTRGRVQVEFRRIDDVDGDEG